In a genomic window of Neoarius graeffei isolate fNeoGra1 chromosome 13, fNeoGra1.pri, whole genome shotgun sequence:
- the LOC132897002 gene encoding large ribosomal subunit protein eL22-like produces MAPLRRQAVPSKGGKKKKQVLKFTLDCTHPVEDGIMDAANFEQFLQERIKVNGKAGNLGGGVITIERSKSKITVSSEIPFSKRYLKYLTKKYLKKNNLRDWLRVVANTKESYELRYFQINQDEEDEEDED; encoded by the exons ATGGCTCCGCTG AGGAGGCAAGCTGTGCCCAGTAAAGGTGGCAAGAAAAAGAAGCAAGTGCTGAAGTTCACTCTGGACTGCACTCACCCGGTTGAGGATGGCATCATGGATGCAGCCAACTTT GAGCAGTTCCTTCAGGAGCGCATAAAAGTGAACGGCAAAGCAGGAAACCTCGGCGGCGGAGTCATAACAATTGAGAGAAGCAAAAGCAAGATCACAGTTTCTTCTGAGATTCCTTTCTCCAAAAG GTACCTGAAGTATCTTACCAAGAAGTATTTGAAGAAGAATAACCTCAGAGACTGGCTGCGGGTCGTGGCTAATACGAAGGAGAGTTATGAACTTCGCTACTTCCAGATCAACCAGGATGAGGAGGACGAAGAGGATGAAGATTAA